Proteins encoded by one window of Vicia villosa cultivar HV-30 ecotype Madison, WI unplaced genomic scaffold, Vvil1.0 ctg.000219F_1_1, whole genome shotgun sequence:
- the LOC131625539 gene encoding cinnamoyl-CoA reductase CAD2-like: MSGEGKVVCVTGASGYIASWIVKFLLQRGYTVKATVRDLGNPKKVDHLIKLDGAKERLQLFKADLLDEGSFDSVVEGCDGVFHTASPVRFVVDDPQVELIDPAVKGTLNVLKSCAKSPSVKRVVFTSSNAAVAYNTRPKNPGVIVDETWFSDPDFCRESQLWYILSKALAEAAAWEFVNENKIDMVVINPTMVVGPLLQPEVNESVQPILNLINGIPFPNSAIGWVNVKDVANAHIHAYEIASASGRYCLAERVVHYSELAKILHGLYPTLQISDKCEDEEPYKTTFQISKEKAKSLEIEFTPLEVSLKETVESFREKKIVDF, encoded by the exons aTGAGTGGAGAAGGAAAGGTGGTTTGTGTGACAGGTGCTTCTGGTTATATCGCTTCATGGATTGTCAAATTCCTTCTTCAACGTGGTTACACCGTCAAAGCCACTGTTCGTGACTTGG GTAATCCTAAAAAGGTTGACCACTTGATTAAACTTGATGGTGCAAAGGAGAGGTTGCAACTTTTTAAGGCAGATCTTTTGGACGAAGGTTCCTTTGACTCTGTTGTTGAGGGATGTGATGGTGTATTTCATACTGCTTCTCCTGTTCGTTTTGTCGTAGACGACCCTCAG GTTGAGTTGATTGATCCGGCAGTGAAGGGAACTCTTAATGTTCTTAAATCATGTGCAAAATCACCATCTGTGAAACGAGTTGTCTTTACTTCTTCTAATGCTGCAGTTGCATATAACACAAGGCCGAAGAATCCCGGAGTCATAGTTGATGAGACATGGTTTTCAGATCCAGATTTCTGTAGGGAATCACAG TTATGGTACATACTCTCAAAGGCTTTGGCTGAGGCTGCTGCGTGGGAATTTGTAAATGAAAACAAGATTGACATGGTTGTTATTAATCCAACAATGGTTGTAGGTCCTCTCTTACAACCCGAGGTTAACGAAAGTGTTCAAccaattttaaacctaataaatg GTATACCTTTTCCGAATAGTGCTATTGGATGGGTGAATGTGAAAGATGTTGCGAACGCCCATATTCACGCATACGAGATTGCTTCAGCTAGTGGAAGATATTGTTTGGCTGAGAGAGTGGTACACTATTCAGAACTTGCTAAGATTTTACATGGTCTATACCCAACATTACAAATTTCTGACAA GTGTGAGGATGAAGAGCCATATAAGACAACATTTCAGATTTCCAAGGAAAAAGCTAAAAGCTTGGAAATCGAGTTTACTCCTTTGGAAGTCAGCCTCAAGGAGACTGTGGAAAGTTTCAGGGAGAAAAAGATTGTCGACTTTTAA
- the LOC131625540 gene encoding cinnamoyl-CoA reductase CAD2-like isoform X1, translating into MSGEGKVVCVTGASGFIASWIVKFLLQRRYTVRATVRDSSNPKKVDHLIKLDGAKERLQLFKADLLEDGSFDSIIDGCDGVFHTASPVRFVVDDPQAELIDPALKGTLNVLKSCAKSPSVKRVVFTSSVSAVAFNTRPKNPEVIVDETWFSDPDFCRESQLWYTLSKTLAEAAAWEFVNENNIDMVVINPTMVAGPLLQPEVNESVQPILNLINGIPFPNFAIGWVNVKDVANAHIHAYEIASASGRYCLSETVVHYSELAKILRDLYPSLQISDKCENEETYMPTYQISKEKALSLGIEFTPLEVSLKETVESFREKKIVDF; encoded by the exons ATGAGTGGAGAAGGAAAGGTGGTGTGTGTGACAGGTGCTTCTGGTTTTATTGCTTCATGGATTGTCAAGTTCCTCCTCCAACGTCGTTACACCGTCAGAGCTACTGTCCGTGATTCAA GTAATCCCAAAAAGGTTGACCACTTGATTAAACTTGATGGTGCAAAAGAGAGGTTGCAACTCTTTAAGGCTGATCTTTTAGAAGATGGTTCCTTTGACTCTATTATTGACGGTTGTGATGGTGTCTTTCATACTGCTTCACCTGTTCGTTTTGTTGTAGACGACCCTCAG GCTGAGTTGATTGATCCAGCTCTGAAGGGAACTCTTAATGTTCTTAAATCATGTGCGAAATCACCATCGGTGAAACGAGTTGTCTTTACTTCTTCTGTTTCTGCAGTCGCATTTAATACAAGGCCAAAGAATCCAGAAGTCATAGTTGATGAGACATGGTTTTCAGATCCAGATTTCTGTAGGGAATCACAG TTATGGTACACACTTTCAAAGACATTGGCTGAGGCTGCTGCTTGGGAATTTGTGAATGAAAACAACATTGACATGGTTGTTATCAACCCAACAATGGTTGCAGGACCTCTCTTGCAACCCGAGGTTAACGAAAGTGTTCAACCAATTCTAAACCTAATAAATG GTATACCTTTTCCAAATTTTGCTATTGGATGGGTGAACGTGAAAGATGTTGCGAACGCCCATATTCACGCATATGAGATTGCTTCAGCTAGTGGAAGATATTGTTTGTCTGAGACAGTAGTACATTATTCAGAACTTGCTAAGATTTTACGAGATTTGTACCCATCGTTACAAATTTCTGACAA GTGTGAGAATGAAGAGACATATATGCCAACGTATCAGATTTCCAAGGAAAAAGCTTTAAGCTTGGGAATAGAGTTTACTCCTTTGGAAGTCAGCCTCAAGGAGACTGTGGAAAGCTTCAGGGAGAAAAAGATTGTCGACTTTTAA
- the LOC131625540 gene encoding cinnamoyl-CoA reductase CAD2-like isoform X2 has translation MSGEGKVVCVTGASGFIASWIVKFLLQRRYTVRATVRDSSNPKKVDHLIKLDGAKERLQLFKADLLEDGSFDSIIDGCDGVFHTASPVRFVVDDPQAELIDPALKGTLNVLKSCAKSPSVKRVVFTSSVSAVAFNTRPKNPEVIVDETWFSDPDFCRESQLWYTLSKTLAEAAAWEFVNENNIDMVVINPTMVAGPLLQPEVNESVQPILNLINGIPFPNFAIGWVNVKDVANAHIHAYEIASASGRYCLSETVVHYSELAKILRDLLNVCLN, from the exons ATGAGTGGAGAAGGAAAGGTGGTGTGTGTGACAGGTGCTTCTGGTTTTATTGCTTCATGGATTGTCAAGTTCCTCCTCCAACGTCGTTACACCGTCAGAGCTACTGTCCGTGATTCAA GTAATCCCAAAAAGGTTGACCACTTGATTAAACTTGATGGTGCAAAAGAGAGGTTGCAACTCTTTAAGGCTGATCTTTTAGAAGATGGTTCCTTTGACTCTATTATTGACGGTTGTGATGGTGTCTTTCATACTGCTTCACCTGTTCGTTTTGTTGTAGACGACCCTCAG GCTGAGTTGATTGATCCAGCTCTGAAGGGAACTCTTAATGTTCTTAAATCATGTGCGAAATCACCATCGGTGAAACGAGTTGTCTTTACTTCTTCTGTTTCTGCAGTCGCATTTAATACAAGGCCAAAGAATCCAGAAGTCATAGTTGATGAGACATGGTTTTCAGATCCAGATTTCTGTAGGGAATCACAG TTATGGTACACACTTTCAAAGACATTGGCTGAGGCTGCTGCTTGGGAATTTGTGAATGAAAACAACATTGACATGGTTGTTATCAACCCAACAATGGTTGCAGGACCTCTCTTGCAACCCGAGGTTAACGAAAGTGTTCAACCAATTCTAAACCTAATAAATG GTATACCTTTTCCAAATTTTGCTATTGGATGGGTGAACGTGAAAGATGTTGCGAACGCCCATATTCACGCATATGAGATTGCTTCAGCTAGTGGAAGATATTGTTTGTCTGAGACAGTAGTACATTATTCAGAACTTGCTAAGATTTTACGAGATTTGT TGAATGTATGCCTGAACTGA
- the LOC131625549 gene encoding uncharacterized protein LOC131625549 has protein sequence MDRSWMRANRLSDEYEHGVMEFLEFAESNAKKDLPPPKSNAEDSHPTLFFCPCVRCANKEPKLSKKKIMDHLICEGICQNYTQWIWHGEVVENSNVSQRDNVSVEMDDRLEDMMCDIGQDSFKRAHAYDSLCNDKDTPLYPGCTNFTRLSAVLKLFNLKAINGWTDKSFTELL, from the coding sequence atggatcgtagttggatgagagCTAATCGATTAAGTGATGAGTACGAACATGGGGTGATGGAATTTCTAGAGTTTGCTGAAAGTAATGCTAAAAAAGATCTTCCTCCTCCTAAAAGTAATGCTGAAGATAGTCACCCTACGCTTTTTTTCTGTCCATGTGTTCGTTGTGCAAATAAAGAACCAAAGCTTAGTAAGAAAAAAATCATGGATCATCTAATTTGTGAAGGGATTTGTCAAAACTATACACAATGGATATGGCACGGTGAAGTGGTAGAAAATTCAAATGTGTCCCAAAGAGATAATGTTAGTGTAGAAATGGATGATCGTCTGGAAGACATGATGTGTGATATTGGACAAGATTCGTTTAAGAGGGCACATGCGTATGATAGTTTATGCAATGACAAAGATACACCTTTGTACCCGGGATGCACAAATTTTACACGTTTGTCAGCCGTCttaaaattgtttaatctgaAGGCAATTAACGGGTGGACTGACAAAAGTTTTACCGAATTGCTCTAA